The stretch of DNA ATAACTAAAGAGAACGTCTAAGCTAAAGCCGTTCCAATCGAGATGAGTGCTCAAACCTCCGAAGGCAAGCGGCAAGGTGCTGCCGGCATAATAAAGGTCTTTGCTGTCGATAACACCATCCATATTCTGGTCTTTTATCTTGCGTCCGCCCACTCGTAAGGGGTAGTTCTCGTTGGTAAAGTAAAGCGGCATGCGCTTACCTGCCTGGTTATAATAATAAGGTATCTCGCTTTCGCTCTTCACGATGCCCTCATCTTTATAGGTGTAAATGCCGTAAACAGGACGTCCTAACACCTTATCGTTGAGATCTTCGTCGCCTACGGACTTGCGGAAAAGGTTGCGATTGTGCGAGATATTGAACCCAACCGACCAGTTCCATTCCTTATTTCGGATGATGTCGGCCTGCACTTCGAATTCGATTCCTTCGTTAGAGATCGCCGAAGCGTTGTTCCACATCTTGTCTGCCATGAAGACATCGCCCGGCAAATAGGTTTGCATGAGCAAGTTACTCGAGTATTTATAATAGTAGTCGAGCTTGAATTTGAGTCTGTAGTCGAGCACTTGGAAGTCGAGTCCCAGGTCATATTGATCGCTTTCTTCCCATGTCAAGCGTCTGTTGGCCATGAGTTGCGGAATCAATCCCAGGCGTCCGTTGAAAGTATTGCTCTCTTGCATGGTGCCGAGAGCCAAGTAAGGCTCCTGGAATTTCTGACCCGAACGCCCCCAAGAGGCCCGCAGTTTGGCAAAGCTGAGCCACCAAATCTTCTTCATCATCGGTTCTTCGCTGAACGCCCAGCCCAGTCCTATGGAAGGGAAAGTGCCCCAACGAACATCTCTTCCGAAGACAGACGAACCGTCGGAACGAAGCGAGAACTCGCCCAGGTACTTCTTTTTGTAGTTGTACGCCATACGACCTAAGAAACTAACGAGTGCCTGTTCTTCTTTATTGCTGGAGAAAGTCTGCGCCGCTTTCACCGTTCCCGATCCGTCGGTGATCAGCTGTGGCCAGCCATCGCTTACGTATTTCACCCGATTGGTAGGACCTCCTTTGCCCGTTCCGCCCAGCGTTTGCATCAAGTCATAGTTGTAAGTGAGACCCGCCAAGAACTCGAATGCATGCTCGTGAGGCAGCTTGAGGTTGTAGGTCAGCAAGTTTTCGGTTTGCAAACCGGTCATTCCGACGTTTGTTCCGCGTGCTTCCGACAACAAGTCGGACATGAGATAATTGGGCCGGAAGACGTAAACCCGCGTAAAATAATGGTCTAACGAGAAGGTGCTCGTCCATCTCAGGCCTTTCAACGGGCGATAGTTCAGGCCCACATTCAGCCTGATGTTATAGTTAGAATTGTTCTGATCCACATCGCGCAGTTGCTTCACAGCCTCTCGTTCGGCCGTACTGCCCTTACCGGGGAGCATCGATGGCGTTTGCTTCGGGTCGAAAGTGAGTCCCTGAATACGACCTCCATTGCCGCCGGCGTTCTGTGTTGTGTAGGCCAGGTTGATGCGTGTGAAGACGTCAAGCTTAGTAGACGGACTGAAATCGAGATTCGTCAGCAAACTATATCGGCGGAAATTAGAACTGATCATGATGCCCGTTTCGTCGTAAAGGCCTGCGTTGACGAAGTAGCGCATATTTTCTGTGCCGCCCGTGAGCTGCACATCAGCCTTTGTTACACGGCCCACGCGGAAAGCATATTTCCACCAATTGGTGCGGTTGTTATAAAAACTGTTGAGCGAATCTTGTGCTATCGGCGGCAGTTTTTTATCATCTCCGAGCACTTTTCCATTACGCCAGAGATAGTCAAACGAGCCATCTCGGTCCATATCCCAGCCCCATGTTTGGCGATAAGACCTGGGAACGACGAGTTGATCGGTCATCCAGTCGTAGTGTGCCGTTCGGTTTTGCTTAGCCATCATCAAGGCAATGTCGCGTTCGGCCTTACCGATCGTTTGCAAAGGAGTGGCCGGCAGCCACGAGAGCGACTGCGAAACGTTGATGCCCACCTCGGATTTGCCTCGTTTTCCCTTTTTGGTCGTGATGAGGATGACGCCGTTTCCGGCACGCGACCCATAGAGAGAGGCCGACGCTGCATCCTTCAACACCTGCACACTCTCGATGCTCGAGGGGTCGAGACCTGCCAACGTGTTGATGCCGCCGGTAGATTCCACCGAGCCGTTCGACACCGGCACGCCGTCTACCACAAAGAGAGGACTACCGTCATTAGCACCCTGCTGGTTCAAAGAGCTGAACCCGCGAATCACGATCTTAGAGCCTCCACCGCCCGGCGAACCCGAAAGGTTGGTCACATCGACACCTGCCATGCGTCCTTGCAGCAGGTTTTCAAGACTCGGCGTGGGAGCCTTTTGCAGGTCTTCCACCTTTACCGAGGAGATGGCTCCCACCTGTTCGCGCGTGTTTCGCTTACCGTATGCAATGACAGACACCTCTCCCAGCATGCGGGCAGAGGCCGAAAGCACCACCGTCATGGGTCGATGCACATCGTATTTCAGCGTCTTCGTGTCGAAACCCACGCTCGATATGGTAACGTTTCCTTCTTCTCCGGCCACTTGCATCGTAAAGTTACCGTCCATATCGGTGGTTGTTCCCTGTTTGGTTCCTTTCACTTGCAGCGTAGCAAAGGGCACACCGGCTCCCTCTTTGTCTTTTACGATGCCCCGAACGGTGAACTTTCCCTCCGTCTTCGTCTGCATCTTAAACACCTTCACCTGCTTTCCTTCCACGCTATAGGTGAAAGGCGTGTGGGCGATGAGGCTTTGCACGGCTCCGAGCGCATCGACATGATCGAACGAGATGGTAAGGGCCAACGTGTCGTTTTTCACCTCGTCGGTGTAGTCCACCTTGTATTCGCCCTGTCGAGAAATGAAATCGAGGATGTAGGCCACGCTCTTTTCCTTAAACGAAACAGAAATGCGCTTGCCCGTTGTCTGTGCAACGGCAGTGGCAGGAAGGGTCGTTGACAGCGCAAAAGCACTGGCCAGAACGACAAAAAGAAACTTTTTCAACCTGAAAACCATATTGTTTGATGGATATGATATTGTTTAATAACAATGATGTGCATGGCAAAACGATTTGAGGTTTCCCCACATCGATTGTCGTTGCAAATATAATAAAAAAAGCGTTCGGGTGTTATATATATGCCAATTTTATGCAAAAATTTCACCACTTTCTTCTTTTTTATGTAAAACTGGGGCGTTTTTCATTTCTCGTCTTTCTATTGTCAAGGGGACTTTTCGGAGGAAAGATGCTCCCTATCAGATGAAAAAAACCTATATATAATAAGGTGTAAAAAGCGGTCCACTTCACTCCTCTATCTCAACGGCGGTGAAAAGCCCCTATATATAATAAGGTGTAAGATGAGCCCGTCGCCTCTATTGTCTTCTCCATAGCAGGCAACCGCTTTTCCCATGGACAACGATTGTTTTCTCCACGCCGAACGGCGGATGGCTCCGCGTTGAGTGTTCGTCCTGCAAAAGCTAAGAAAACAGCTTGCAAAAGCTAAGAGATGACAGGACAAAAGCTAAGATAACAAGATGCAAAAGCTTAGCTTTTGCATCTCGAACGTTCAAGCATCTGACTATCAACGCTTTGCAAGGAGACGAGGGCCGACCGAAAAACATCCTTCCATTCTGCCCTACCCTGCATCCCGAAAAAGGGAAAACAAAAGGCTGAAAACCCGAAAAACAGACAAGTTTTGCCCGCGAAGCGTTAAAATAAGAAAAAAAACAAATAATTAAAAATAAAGCCATAAATTTGCAACAGTTCCCGTTCGTGAGGGCGAGAACGAATACCAGACAAATAAAAATTAACAAACTAAACAATCCATCAACCATCTAAAGCGTGAAACCAATGAGA from Prevotella sp. oral taxon 475 encodes:
- a CDS encoding SusC/RagA family TonB-linked outer membrane protein; the protein is MVFRLKKFLFVVLASAFALSTTLPATAVAQTTGKRISVSFKEKSVAYILDFISRQGEYKVDYTDEVKNDTLALTISFDHVDALGAVQSLIAHTPFTYSVEGKQVKVFKMQTKTEGKFTVRGIVKDKEGAGVPFATLQVKGTKQGTTTDMDGNFTMQVAGEEGNVTISSVGFDTKTLKYDVHRPMTVVLSASARMLGEVSVIAYGKRNTREQVGAISSVKVEDLQKAPTPSLENLLQGRMAGVDVTNLSGSPGGGGSKIVIRGFSSLNQQGANDGSPLFVVDGVPVSNGSVESTGGINTLAGLDPSSIESVQVLKDAASASLYGSRAGNGVILITTKKGKRGKSEVGINVSQSLSWLPATPLQTIGKAERDIALMMAKQNRTAHYDWMTDQLVVPRSYRQTWGWDMDRDGSFDYLWRNGKVLGDDKKLPPIAQDSLNSFYNNRTNWWKYAFRVGRVTKADVQLTGGTENMRYFVNAGLYDETGIMISSNFRRYSLLTNLDFSPSTKLDVFTRINLAYTTQNAGGNGGRIQGLTFDPKQTPSMLPGKGSTAEREAVKQLRDVDQNNSNYNIRLNVGLNYRPLKGLRWTSTFSLDHYFTRVYVFRPNYLMSDLLSEARGTNVGMTGLQTENLLTYNLKLPHEHAFEFLAGLTYNYDLMQTLGGTGKGGPTNRVKYVSDGWPQLITDGSGTVKAAQTFSSNKEEQALVSFLGRMAYNYKKKYLGEFSLRSDGSSVFGRDVRWGTFPSIGLGWAFSEEPMMKKIWWLSFAKLRASWGRSGQKFQEPYLALGTMQESNTFNGRLGLIPQLMANRRLTWEESDQYDLGLDFQVLDYRLKFKLDYYYKYSSNLLMQTYLPGDVFMADKMWNNASAISNEGIEFEVQADIIRNKEWNWSVGFNISHNRNLFRKSVGDEDLNDKVLGRPVYGIYTYKDEGIVKSESEIPYYYNQAGKRMPLYFTNENYPLRVGGRKIKDQNMDGVIDSKDLYYAGSTLPLAFGGLSTHLDWNGFSLDVLFSYLLRRKVMNMVKGGAFSFTKDFGVLMNRFNKNDYWSPQNPNAKQPSLEFADMGYTGQFDGDVDSNIERVNFLRLKQLVLGYTFPKKWLKGFFIKDINVYLSGENLFLLTNYSGVDPEVINPYTGKDDGTQYPLNRKMTFGINLKF